One segment of Aquimarina sp. BL5 DNA contains the following:
- a CDS encoding bifunctional 2-polyprenyl-6-hydroxyphenol methylase/3-demethylubiquinol 3-O-methyltransferase UbiG: protein MKSVFKKLLKDKFFTAPKKMQQKHTAFTKEQLEELTKSLKENYIDRGNTKSRLSKEEYDRAISGQLFERLYYNRNRIAPWLQNVKDLNGASILEIGCGTGISTLALSEQGAKVVGVDVDAGALAVAKDRMKIAGYEAELHHVNGEEIEKNFKDKKFDFIIYYAVLEHMTVSERLESLKQAWGMLSKGGYLAVIETPNRLWYYDSHTAALPFYDWLPDDLGYYYSKFSSRKNFKDSYRELDDESMMKFKRWGRGASYHEFEVAIAPLKELNVVSSLMKFEKSAFLKVGFKGLRYIKFLKTLNKNLTNGFCYPYLDIVIKK from the coding sequence ATGAAAAGTGTATTCAAAAAACTGTTAAAAGATAAATTCTTTACAGCTCCGAAAAAAATGCAACAAAAACATACAGCATTTACAAAAGAGCAGTTAGAGGAATTAACAAAATCACTTAAAGAAAATTATATAGATAGGGGTAATACTAAAAGTAGATTATCAAAGGAAGAATATGATAGAGCTATTAGTGGACAGCTTTTTGAACGTTTATACTATAATAGAAATCGAATTGCCCCTTGGTTACAAAATGTAAAAGATTTAAATGGTGCGAGTATCTTAGAAATAGGGTGTGGAACAGGAATTTCTACCTTGGCACTAAGTGAACAAGGAGCTAAAGTAGTAGGGGTAGATGTAGATGCTGGAGCATTGGCTGTAGCAAAGGATAGAATGAAGATCGCAGGGTATGAGGCTGAATTACATCACGTAAATGGTGAAGAAATTGAGAAGAATTTTAAAGATAAAAAGTTTGATTTTATTATCTATTATGCGGTATTGGAACACATGACAGTGAGTGAACGGTTAGAATCATTAAAACAAGCTTGGGGGATGTTATCTAAAGGTGGATACTTAGCAGTTATAGAGACTCCTAATAGATTGTGGTATTATGATTCTCATACAGCAGCATTACCCTTCTATGATTGGCTTCCAGATGATTTAGGATATTATTATTCTAAATTTTCTAGTAGAAAGAATTTTAAAGATTCTTATAGAGAATTAGATGATGAGAGTATGATGAAATTCAAGAGGTGGGGAAGAGGAGCTAGTTATCACGAGTTCGAAGTAGCGATAGCTCCTTTAAAAGAACTAAATGTAGTTAGTAGTTTAATGAAGTTTGAAAAATCTGCTTTTTTAAAAGTTGGTTTTAAAGGATTGCGTTATATCAAGTTTTTAAAAACACTCAATAAAAACTTAACTAATGGTTTTTGTTATCCATATTTGGATATCGTTATAAAGAAATAG